A window from Pseudooceanicola algae encodes these proteins:
- a CDS encoding DUF3299 domain-containing protein, producing the protein MVAMDPARRNLCLGLAGLFALTASGLRAEEVFDLEWRDLVPPDQPYVPPVIQNIAPHDEGSMASRQPLSAGVRTDWNGRIVRLSGFIIPLDYKGTGVTAFMLVPYVGACIHVPPPPANQLVLVTTENPYEVDRLFAPVTVTGMFGTAAIATQLADVGYALSAEDIAPYRA; encoded by the coding sequence ATGGTAGCGATGGACCCGGCCCGCCGGAACCTGTGCCTCGGTCTGGCCGGCCTGTTTGCCCTGACGGCCAGCGGATTGCGCGCCGAGGAGGTCTTTGACCTTGAATGGCGCGATCTTGTCCCGCCGGATCAGCCCTATGTCCCGCCCGTGATCCAGAACATCGCGCCCCATGACGAAGGGTCGATGGCCAGCCGGCAGCCGCTGTCCGCTGGTGTCAGGACGGATTGGAACGGACGCATCGTGCGGCTGTCCGGCTTCATCATTCCGCTGGATTACAAGGGGACGGGCGTTACCGCCTTCATGCTGGTTCCTTACGTCGGCGCCTGCATCCACGTGCCGCCGCCGCCGGCAAATCAACTTGTCCTCGTCACGACCGAAAACCCCTATGAAGTGGATCGGTTGTTCGCGCCGGTCACCGTCACGGGCATGTTCGGGACCGCCGCCATCGCGACCCAACTGGCCGATGTCGGATACGCCTTGTCCGCCGAAGACATCGCGCCGTACCGGGCGTGA
- a CDS encoding phage holin family protein has translation MTSTDTRTPDGARTQIRDTGNLLSQAVQQIIALMRGEMDLFRAELDQNMKKAGAAVGMVIGGIVILLVALNVLAGAAVTAIAAAGLAPLWSALIVGVVLLVVALILVKSGQSNLKLASLAPTRTRRNLERDRDAVAKELTNE, from the coding sequence ATGACCAGCACCGATACCCGCACCCCCGATGGGGCGCGCACCCAGATCCGCGACACCGGCAACCTGCTCAGCCAGGCCGTGCAGCAGATCATTGCGCTCATGCGCGGCGAAATGGACCTGTTCCGCGCCGAGCTTGACCAGAACATGAAAAAGGCCGGCGCCGCCGTGGGCATGGTCATCGGCGGGATCGTCATCCTGCTCGTGGCACTGAACGTGCTTGCCGGGGCCGCTGTCACCGCCATCGCCGCTGCCGGGCTTGCCCCGCTGTGGTCCGCGCTGATCGTCGGCGTCGTCCTGCTTGTCGTTGCCCTGATCCTGGTCAAATCCGGCCAGTCGAACCTGAAACTCGCGTCGCTCGCTCCGACCCGGACCCGCCGCAATCTCGAGCGGGACCGCGACGCCGTTGCAAAGGAACTGACCAATGAGTGA
- a CDS encoding cytochrome P450: MTPETLPRDPTLDATLALRKEGYRFIPDRCARLETDAFRTRLMGRDVICMTGPRGVRLLYGAEGMTRQGALPPKVLRLLQDKGSVQQMEGAAHQHRKSLFVRLLVEEDAADMLARAFATTWTRQLVESGDTRVLNSASDALAKVACEWAGFGPDVCEDARLRDTLYQMSARAGSVGPGVVAALFRRRGVERQLARALDDLPEGCLARRVMAFRENGQAIPTEVAIVEILNLLRPIVAVGRYIAFAARVLALEPDWRRTLATADTAQIDYFCEEVRRSSPFFPMTGGITTQPVSHEGLDLPEGQWVLADLWGTLQSEQAFSTPDVFRPDRALSWRTASPSFVPQGGGDVATTHRCPGERVTVALMIAAMQVLCSALRWDLPPQDLGISLNDMPTAPASGVLLTNIRAAASSGP, from the coding sequence GTGACCCCCGAGACCCTGCCGAGGGACCCCACGCTGGACGCCACCCTGGCCCTGAGGAAAGAAGGCTACCGTTTCATCCCCGACCGCTGCGCGCGTCTGGAAACGGATGCCTTCCGAACGCGGCTGATGGGGCGTGATGTGATCTGCATGACCGGCCCGCGCGGCGTTCGCCTGCTTTACGGGGCGGAGGGGATGACCCGGCAGGGGGCTTTGCCCCCCAAGGTCCTGCGCCTATTGCAGGACAAGGGCAGCGTCCAGCAAATGGAAGGCGCCGCGCATCAACATCGCAAGTCGCTGTTCGTTCGTCTGCTGGTCGAGGAAGACGCAGCAGACATGCTGGCCCGCGCTTTCGCCACCACCTGGACACGTCAGCTGGTCGAGTCCGGCGATACCCGGGTGCTGAACAGCGCCAGTGATGCCTTGGCCAAGGTCGCCTGCGAATGGGCGGGCTTCGGTCCGGACGTCTGCGAAGACGCCCGCCTGCGCGACACGCTGTATCAGATGAGCGCCCGCGCCGGGTCGGTCGGACCCGGCGTGGTTGCCGCCCTGTTCCGGCGACGCGGGGTCGAACGCCAGTTGGCCCGCGCGCTGGACGACCTGCCGGAGGGCTGCCTGGCCCGCCGGGTGATGGCGTTCCGGGAAAACGGTCAGGCGATTCCGACCGAGGTCGCGATTGTCGAAATCCTGAACCTGCTGCGTCCCATCGTGGCGGTCGGGCGCTACATCGCCTTTGCCGCGCGGGTGCTGGCCCTGGAACCCGACTGGCGCCGGACCCTTGCCACGGCAGACACCGCGCAGATAGATTATTTCTGCGAAGAGGTCCGCCGCAGTTCGCCGTTCTTCCCGATGACCGGCGGGATCACCACGCAGCCCGTGTCGCACGAAGGGCTTGATCTGCCCGAGGGCCAATGGGTGCTCGCCGATCTCTGGGGTACGTTGCAATCGGAGCAGGCGTTTTCCACACCCGATGTCTTCCGCCCTGACCGCGCGCTCAGCTGGCGCACCGCCAGCCCGAGCTTCGTGCCGCAGGGCGGGGGAGATGTGGCGACAACCCATCGCTGCCCCGGAGAGCGCGTGACCGTCGCGCTGATGATCGCGGCGATGCAGGTGCTGTGCAGCGCGCTTCGCTGGGATCTGCCGCCTCAGGATCTGGGGATTTCTCTGAATGACATGCCGACCGCCCCGGCCAGCGGCGTGCTGCTGACGAACATCCGCGCCGCGGCCTCCTCTGGCCCCTGA
- a CDS encoding ABC transporter permease: MILRLATQSLMARALTVGMTILAIALSVALYLGVEKIRTSARASFADTISGTDLIVGARSGSVQLLLYSVFRIGNATNNVTWQSYLDMAERPEIDWIVPISLGDSHRQFRVMGTTAAFFEHYKYRGGRSLEMVTGHGLDDLYDTVIGADVATSLGYAVGDPIVVSHGLASFTAHDDQPFRVAGILAKTGTPVDRTVIVSLEAIEAIHVDWQSGAKSRQTTPVEVIRSMDLEPTAITAALVGVQSRLQIFGLQRWINEYPEEPLLAILPGVALQELWQIVGVAEIALIAVSAMVVVTALIGMMAMIFASLNERRREMAIWRAMGAGPSTILGLLVVEAILMAGLGAVLGLGLLYLGLVVGQPQVDAAFGIWLPIEPPSLPELRVLATVIAAAALASLLPAVRAYRLSLSDGMMVRI, translated from the coding sequence CAATCCTCGCCATCGCGCTGTCGGTCGCGCTCTACCTCGGGGTGGAAAAGATCCGCACCAGCGCAAGGGCCAGCTTTGCCGACACGATTTCGGGGACCGATCTGATCGTCGGCGCGCGCTCCGGTTCGGTCCAGCTTTTGCTTTATTCCGTGTTTCGCATCGGCAATGCGACCAACAATGTCACCTGGCAAAGCTATCTTGATATGGCCGAGCGTCCGGAAATTGACTGGATCGTGCCGATTTCCCTGGGCGACAGCCACCGGCAATTCCGCGTCATGGGCACCACAGCGGCGTTCTTCGAGCACTACAAATATCGCGGTGGACGGTCGCTGGAGATGGTCACGGGACACGGGCTCGACGATCTGTACGACACGGTCATCGGGGCGGATGTCGCGACGAGCCTCGGCTATGCCGTGGGCGATCCGATTGTCGTTTCCCACGGCCTCGCCTCCTTCACGGCGCATGACGATCAGCCCTTCCGCGTTGCGGGCATCCTCGCCAAGACCGGCACCCCGGTGGATCGGACCGTCATCGTCAGCCTCGAGGCTATCGAGGCCATTCACGTGGACTGGCAGAGCGGAGCCAAGAGCCGGCAAACCACCCCGGTCGAGGTCATCCGGAGCATGGATCTGGAACCGACGGCGATCACGGCGGCGCTGGTCGGTGTGCAGTCGCGCCTTCAGATCTTCGGCCTGCAACGCTGGATCAATGAATATCCCGAAGAACCCCTTCTGGCGATCCTGCCGGGCGTTGCCTTGCAGGAACTCTGGCAGATCGTCGGCGTGGCCGAAATCGCGCTGATCGCCGTTTCGGCGATGGTGGTGGTGACGGCGCTGATCGGCATGATGGCGATGATCTTTGCCAGCCTCAACGAACGGCGCCGCGAAATGGCGATCTGGCGGGCCATGGGCGCAGGTCCATCAACGATCCTCGGCTTGCTGGTGGTCGAGGCCATTTTGATGGCGGGCCTGGGCGCCGTGCTTGGGCTCGGCCTGCTGTACCTCGGCCTTGTCGTGGGCCAGCCACAGGTCGACGCCGCCTTCGGAATCTGGCTGCCGATCGAGCCGCCTTCACTGCCGGAGCTTCGGGTTCTCGCAACCGTGATCGCGGCTGCGGCGCTTGCAAGCCTGCTTCCTGCAGTTCGGGCATATCGGCTTTCGCTCAGCGATGGCATGATGGTGAGGATATGA
- a CDS encoding SDR family oxidoreductase, whose protein sequence is MAHPRPPFPKQPQDLPGSSADMQPAPDHGEDSYRGSGKLAGLTALVTGADSGIGRAIALAYAREGADVAISYLSEDAEAERSRALVEEAGQRALLLPGDIQSAELCRHNVSKTKETFGQIDILVNNAAHQMHFDDFEDIPDEEWEMTFRTNIHAMFYLAKAVVPQMKDGSAIINTASINSDMPNPGLLAYASTKGAIQNFTAGLAQSLGPRGIRVNCVAPGPVWTPLIPSTLPADSVTEFGANYPMGRPAQPVELAPAYVMLADPASSYTSGATIAVTGGKPIL, encoded by the coding sequence ATGGCACATCCACGCCCCCCGTTTCCCAAGCAACCCCAGGACCTGCCCGGCAGTTCGGCGGATATGCAGCCCGCCCCCGACCACGGCGAAGACAGCTATCGCGGCTCGGGGAAGTTGGCTGGACTGACCGCGCTTGTCACCGGCGCCGACAGCGGCATCGGGCGGGCCATCGCCCTGGCCTATGCACGCGAAGGCGCCGATGTGGCGATCTCGTATCTTTCCGAGGACGCCGAGGCTGAGCGCAGCCGCGCCCTGGTCGAAGAGGCCGGTCAGCGCGCGCTCTTGCTGCCCGGCGACATCCAGTCCGCGGAACTTTGCCGCCACAACGTGTCCAAGACCAAGGAAACCTTCGGACAGATCGACATCCTTGTGAACAATGCCGCCCACCAGATGCATTTCGACGATTTCGAGGACATCCCCGACGAGGAATGGGAGATGACCTTCCGCACCAATATCCACGCGATGTTCTATCTGGCAAAGGCCGTGGTGCCGCAGATGAAGGACGGCAGCGCAATCATCAACACCGCCTCGATCAATTCGGACATGCCCAACCCCGGTCTGCTGGCCTATGCCAGCACCAAGGGCGCGATCCAGAACTTTACCGCCGGTTTGGCGCAATCGCTGGGGCCGCGCGGCATCCGGGTGAACTGCGTTGCACCTGGGCCGGTCTGGACCCCGCTGATCCCCTCGACCCTGCCCGCGGACAGCGTGACGGAGTTCGGGGCAAATTACCCCATGGGGCGCCCGGCCCAGCCGGTGGAGCTTGCACCGGCCTATGTTATGCTGGCCGATCCGGCCTCCAGCTATACATCCGGGGCGACTATTGCGGTGACCGGCGGAAAGCCGATCCTGTGA
- a CDS encoding NAD-dependent succinate-semialdehyde dehydrogenase: MTERTIKTVNPFTETDLASYDLMSDEQMFDAVKSCHAAFEDWRLKPVEDRAAIIARIGEELTARKEEFAQLMTAEVGKLIGDSRDEIDLCAGICAWTAKQGPEVLADEHRSLQDGRQGIITYSPIGVIYGIQPWNFPAYQAVRYTIANLMAGNGVLLKHAANCTGSGLMLREVYEAAGLPKNLFTVLTIDHDQSDKLIANDLVRGVTMTGSAKGGSVIGKQAGEHLKKAVLELGSNDAYLVLEDADLDVAIKTCVAGRIYNNGETCVNAKRFVVTDAVYDDFVKGYIDAMSQVTTGDPTSDGTGLGPMARDDLRQTLHQQVLDSVDKGASIACGGNLPDGKGYFYPATVLTDVAPGQPAYDEELFGPVASVIRARDDEDAMRIANDSRFGLGGGIFSKDEGRAVDLARKYFDTGMVFINHFNLATPEMPFGGVKDSGFGREHGGFGMLEFVNAKAIAVAA, from the coding sequence ATGACCGAGCGCACCATCAAGACAGTGAACCCCTTCACCGAAACCGACCTTGCCAGCTACGATCTGATGAGCGACGAACAGATGTTTGACGCGGTAAAATCCTGCCACGCCGCCTTCGAGGACTGGCGCCTGAAACCCGTCGAGGACCGCGCCGCGATCATCGCGCGCATCGGCGAGGAACTGACCGCCCGCAAGGAGGAGTTCGCCCAGTTGATGACCGCCGAAGTCGGCAAGCTGATCGGCGACAGCCGGGACGAGATTGACCTTTGCGCCGGCATTTGCGCCTGGACCGCCAAGCAGGGCCCCGAGGTTCTGGCCGACGAACACCGCTCGCTTCAGGATGGCCGCCAGGGCATCATCACCTATTCCCCGATCGGCGTGATTTACGGCATCCAGCCCTGGAACTTCCCCGCCTATCAGGCCGTGCGTTATACCATCGCCAACCTGATGGCGGGCAATGGCGTGCTGCTCAAACATGCGGCCAATTGCACCGGCAGCGGCCTGATGCTGCGCGAGGTCTACGAGGCGGCAGGTCTGCCCAAGAACCTGTTCACCGTGCTGACCATTGATCATGATCAATCCGACAAGCTGATCGCAAATGATCTGGTGCGCGGTGTGACCATGACCGGCAGTGCCAAGGGTGGGTCCGTGATCGGCAAGCAGGCCGGCGAGCACCTCAAGAAGGCTGTTCTGGAGCTGGGGTCCAACGACGCCTATCTGGTGCTGGAAGATGCGGATCTGGATGTTGCGATCAAGACCTGCGTGGCCGGCCGGATCTACAACAACGGCGAAACCTGCGTGAACGCCAAGCGGTTCGTGGTGACGGACGCGGTCTATGACGACTTCGTCAAGGGCTACATCGATGCCATGTCGCAGGTGACGACCGGCGATCCGACCAGCGACGGCACAGGCCTTGGCCCCATGGCGCGTGATGACTTGCGCCAGACCCTGCACCAACAGGTGCTCGACAGCGTCGACAAGGGCGCCAGCATCGCCTGCGGGGGCAATCTGCCCGACGGCAAGGGCTACTTCTATCCCGCGACCGTGCTGACCGATGTCGCGCCGGGACAGCCCGCTTACGATGAGGAACTCTTTGGTCCCGTCGCCTCGGTGATCCGGGCGCGCGATGACGAAGACGCCATGCGCATCGCCAATGACAGTCGCTTTGGGCTGGGCGGCGGTATCTTTTCCAAGGACGAAGGACGCGCCGTGGACCTTGCCCGCAAGTATTTCGATACCGGGATGGTGTTCATCAACCACTTCAACCTCGCCACGCCCGAAATGCCCTTTGGCGGCGTCAAGGATTCCGGTTTTGGCCGTGAACACGGCGGTTTTGGCATGTTGGAATTCGTCAATGCCAAGGCCATCGCGGTCGCTGCCTGA
- a CDS encoding NAD(P)/FAD-dependent oxidoreductase, which yields MTTEPTEIIVIGAGIIGVTAALALRREGHVVRLLDRKGVAAETSRGNAGAFAFPEVEPISAPRIMRKAPKWLIDPLGPLAIRPGHALKIAPWMLQFWRNSRPDRFEATIAVQSGLMDHSRAALERLVPLVDGEALLRRDGQLQLYEGRASFEASLPSWDRRRRLGIDFSLFENRDAIAELQPGLNARFTHAGFTPDWLSTVDPALWTEHLAQAFVAAGGIIETADIRALRQDGNGVEVDTAEGPRRAAQVVLAAGAWSHKLARSLGDRIPLEAERGYNTSFASANVDVRMHLTFGDHGFVISRLGDGIRVGGAVELGGLTLPPNYRRAEILVEKAKAFLDGFDPQGGKQWMGYRPSLPDSLPVIARAPRADRVIYAFGHGHLGLTQSAGTAELVADLVARRDPRLALAPFDVTRF from the coding sequence GTGACAACCGAACCCACTGAAATCATCGTCATCGGCGCCGGAATCATCGGCGTGACGGCCGCCCTTGCCCTGCGCCGCGAAGGCCACGTGGTCCGCCTGCTGGATCGCAAAGGGGTGGCGGCGGAAACCTCGCGCGGGAATGCCGGCGCCTTTGCCTTTCCCGAGGTCGAGCCCATTTCGGCGCCCCGCATCATGCGCAAGGCGCCGAAATGGCTGATCGATCCGCTGGGGCCGCTGGCCATCCGGCCCGGCCATGCTCTGAAAATCGCGCCCTGGATGCTGCAATTCTGGCGCAACAGCCGCCCGGACCGTTTCGAAGCCACGATTGCCGTGCAATCCGGTCTGATGGACCATTCCAGGGCGGCGCTGGAACGGCTCGTGCCACTGGTCGACGGCGAAGCCCTGTTGCGGCGCGACGGGCAATTGCAGCTTTACGAAGGCCGGGCCAGTTTCGAGGCCAGCCTGCCGTCCTGGGACCGTCGTCGCCGTCTCGGCATCGACTTCAGCCTGTTCGAAAACCGCGATGCCATAGCCGAGTTGCAACCGGGGCTGAACGCCCGTTTCACCCATGCGGGCTTTACCCCCGACTGGCTGAGCACCGTGGATCCCGCGCTTTGGACGGAACATCTGGCGCAGGCCTTTGTTGCCGCCGGTGGCATCATCGAGACCGCCGATATCCGCGCCCTGCGTCAGGACGGCAACGGGGTCGAGGTGGACACGGCGGAGGGACCGAGACGGGCCGCGCAGGTCGTTCTGGCCGCCGGGGCCTGGTCGCACAAGCTGGCGCGCAGCCTTGGCGACCGCATCCCGCTGGAGGCCGAACGCGGTTACAACACCAGCTTTGCCAGCGCGAATGTCGATGTCCGCATGCACCTGACCTTCGGCGACCATGGCTTTGTCATCTCGCGTCTTGGCGATGGCATTCGGGTCGGCGGCGCAGTCGAACTTGGCGGGCTGACCCTGCCGCCGAATTATCGCCGGGCGGAAATCCTGGTTGAAAAGGCGAAGGCCTTCCTCGACGGGTTTGATCCGCAGGGGGGGAAGCAGTGGATGGGCTATCGCCCCTCGCTGCCCGACAGCCTGCCGGTGATCGCCCGCGCGCCCCGCGCCGACCGCGTGATCTATGCCTTCGGCCATGGCCACCTTGGCCTGACCCAATCGGCGGGCACCGCCGAACTGGTCGCCGACCTTGTGGCGCGGCGCGATCCACGTCTGGCGCTTGCGCCCTTCGACGTGACCCGATTCTGA
- a CDS encoding DUF3299 domain-containing protein, translating to MAKALREITWDDLIPPGVPYSEIVGEGNLDAVNDTWNPIFDQNGSKMNTKLDGQRIRMPGYMIPLESGSSGISEFILVPYVGACIHVPPPPPNQLVFVTSATPWPRDQLWEAIWVTGTMSVKMQYTSLGDIGYEVAADSLEPYEW from the coding sequence TTGGCGAAAGCTCTCCGAGAGATCACCTGGGACGACCTGATCCCGCCGGGCGTGCCCTATTCCGAGATCGTCGGAGAGGGTAACCTGGATGCCGTGAACGACACCTGGAACCCGATCTTCGACCAGAACGGTTCCAAGATGAACACCAAGCTTGATGGTCAGCGCATCAGGATGCCGGGCTACATGATACCGCTTGAAAGCGGGTCGAGCGGCATCTCGGAATTCATCCTCGTGCCTTATGTCGGGGCCTGCATTCACGTCCCGCCCCCGCCGCCGAACCAGCTTGTCTTCGTGACATCTGCGACGCCCTGGCCCCGCGATCAGCTGTGGGAGGCGATCTGGGTCACCGGTACCATGTCGGTCAAGATGCAGTACACGAGCCTTGGCGATATCGGCTACGAAGTCGCGGCAGACAGCCTGGAACCCTACGAATGGTAG
- a CDS encoding YihY/virulence factor BrkB family protein, whose protein sequence is MQKSDRRGRAAEQPSDIPAAGWRDIGMRVFSEVQRDHVSVVGAGVAFFGLLALFPAIAALMSVAGLVTDPATVQQQLSDFLQVLPENAASIIETQAQAVASSGETGLGFAALLGVVLSIYGASKGMRTLMEGMNIAYDEEEKRGFFKKQAVSLVLTLFVVVGLLLSIGVIVVLPPILATLGLPDVLVTAIEWGRWILLAVLSAVGLSVLYRYGPSREDPEWRWVTWGAVIATVLWVAGSLAFSIYVRNFGSYNETYGTLGGVIILLTWLWLSAFIVLLGAEINSEMEHQTRRDSTTGRDLPRGQRGAVKADEVGETP, encoded by the coding sequence ATGCAGAAATCAGACCGGCGCGGCCGCGCCGCAGAGCAACCCTCGGACATTCCCGCTGCCGGGTGGCGGGACATTGGAATGCGGGTCTTCAGTGAGGTGCAGCGAGATCACGTGTCGGTCGTCGGTGCCGGGGTGGCCTTTTTCGGGCTGCTGGCGTTGTTTCCGGCCATCGCCGCCCTCATGTCGGTGGCGGGGTTGGTGACCGACCCGGCAACGGTGCAGCAACAGTTGTCGGACTTCCTTCAGGTGCTGCCCGAAAACGCCGCCTCGATCATCGAAACCCAGGCGCAGGCCGTGGCGTCGAGCGGCGAGACCGGTCTGGGCTTTGCCGCGCTTCTGGGCGTGGTCCTGTCGATCTACGGCGCCTCGAAGGGGATGCGCACCCTGATGGAGGGCATGAACATTGCCTATGACGAAGAAGAAAAGCGCGGCTTCTTCAAGAAACAGGCGGTATCGCTGGTTCTGACGCTTTTCGTGGTGGTCGGGCTGTTGCTGTCCATCGGGGTCATCGTGGTGCTGCCGCCGATCCTGGCGACGCTGGGTCTGCCGGATGTCTTGGTGACGGCCATCGAATGGGGGCGCTGGATCCTGCTGGCAGTGCTCTCCGCCGTGGGCCTGTCGGTCCTTTACCGATATGGCCCGTCGCGTGAAGACCCCGAATGGCGGTGGGTCACCTGGGGCGCCGTGATCGCCACGGTTCTCTGGGTCGCGGGATCGCTGGCCTTTTCGATCTACGTGCGGAATTTCGGCAGCTACAATGAAACCTACGGCACCCTGGGGGGCGTGATCATCCTGCTGACCTGGCTATGGCTGTCGGCCTTCATCGTGCTGCTTGGTGCCGAGATCAATTCCGAGATGGAGCACCAGACGCGTCGCGACAGCACCACCGGGCGGGACCTGCCACGCGGTCAGCGGGGGGCCGTGAAGGCAGACGAGGTGGGCGAAACGCCCTGA
- a CDS encoding DUF3618 domain-containing protein: protein MSDTRTPAEIERDLEHERAELQTTVRALETTFSPDSILRSITDNVSQHGGEFGRSTLDAARANPLALGVAAAGLGWLMFGKGPSADKLADKANAVRTPSKPDTTDTDSRYGPNGSSAFSEPRGPVPVGEVGAKPQGLSTSQKARAKWYQTRNHVQDGVKSASDTAGAARDSATRAGIRVRDRSKEFAAQLSEGTERMSTEARERVIAARERAILAAEDLGRRGQNAHDRARSAGRDGAAKATDFFEQNPLVAGALALAAGALVAGSLPRTQFEDDHFGEQSDRLYDEAEELFEQERAKAERVAGAALDEARTVGEELREDVEAAGRELKDAADSKSSGDGTAADAVVDRAEDAVRRISEKARDKASEENVG from the coding sequence ATGAGTGATACCCGCACCCCCGCAGAAATCGAACGCGACCTCGAACATGAGCGCGCCGAATTGCAAACCACCGTCCGCGCGCTGGAGACGACGTTCTCGCCGGACTCCATCCTTCGCAGCATCACCGACAACGTCAGCCAGCATGGCGGCGAGTTCGGACGCTCGACCCTGGATGCCGCGCGGGCCAACCCGCTTGCGCTCGGTGTTGCCGCTGCCGGTCTTGGCTGGCTGATGTTCGGCAAGGGCCCTTCGGCCGACAAGCTCGCCGACAAGGCCAACGCCGTCCGCACCCCGTCCAAGCCGGACACCACGGATACGGATAGCCGTTATGGCCCCAACGGATCGTCCGCCTTCTCCGAACCGCGCGGACCCGTGCCGGTCGGCGAAGTCGGCGCCAAGCCGCAGGGTCTGTCGACCTCGCAAAAGGCGCGTGCCAAGTGGTACCAGACCCGTAACCACGTGCAGGATGGCGTGAAATCCGCCTCCGACACTGCAGGGGCCGCCCGTGACAGCGCGACGCGTGCCGGTATCCGTGTCCGCGACCGGTCCAAGGAATTCGCCGCCCAGCTGTCCGAGGGCACCGAACGGATGAGCACGGAAGCCCGTGAACGGGTCATTGCAGCCCGCGAACGCGCCATCCTTGCCGCCGAGGATCTGGGCCGCCGGGGCCAGAACGCGCATGACCGGGCCCGCAGCGCGGGCCGCGATGGTGCCGCCAAGGCCACCGATTTCTTCGAACAGAACCCGCTGGTTGCCGGTGCCCTTGCTCTTGCCGCCGGCGCGCTGGTCGCAGGCAGCCTGCCGCGCACACAGTTCGAGGACGATCATTTCGGTGAACAAAGCGACCGCCTTTACGACGAAGCCGAAGAGCTGTTCGAGCAGGAACGCGCCAAGGCCGAACGCGTGGCTGGTGCTGCGCTCGACGAAGCCCGCACGGTTGGCGAAGAACTGCGCGAAGACGTCGAAGCGGCCGGACGTGAGCTGAAGGACGCGGCAGACAGCAAGAGTTCGGGCGACGGCACGGCCGCCGACGCCGTGGTTGATCGCGCCGAAGACGCCGTGCGCCGGATTTCCGAGAAGGCCCGCGACAAGGCCTCGGAAGAAAACGTCGGCTGA
- a CDS encoding trans-3-hydroxy-L-proline dehydratase, which translates to MRSSKVIHVVSCHAEGEVGDVIVGGVAPPPGDTLWEQRKWIAEDETLRNFVLNEPRGGVFRHVNLLVPPKTPEAQAGWIIMEPADTPPMSGSNSICVSTVLLDSGIIEMQEPVTEMVLEAPGGLVRVRADCANGKAERIHVENLPSFATRLAVPLDVPGLGQITVDTAFGGDSFVVVDPEALGVELVEDNARQIAELGIRITNAANAQLRFEHPEKPDWAHHSFTLFAGQIHREGPNLRAQSVVAIQPGKLDRSPTGTAVSARMAILHARGEMTTEDRFTGVSIIGSEFHGQILGQARVGNLDAIRPQISGRAWITGTHQHMLDPSDPWPGGYRLSDTWPRITG; encoded by the coding sequence ATGCGCAGTTCCAAAGTCATCCACGTCGTGTCATGTCACGCCGAAGGAGAAGTCGGTGACGTGATCGTCGGCGGCGTCGCCCCACCACCCGGCGATACCCTTTGGGAACAGCGCAAATGGATCGCCGAGGACGAGACCCTGCGCAATTTCGTGCTGAATGAACCGCGCGGTGGCGTCTTTCGTCATGTGAACCTGCTGGTCCCGCCGAAGACCCCCGAAGCTCAGGCCGGCTGGATCATCATGGAGCCCGCCGACACGCCACCGATGTCGGGGTCGAATTCCATCTGCGTCTCGACTGTCCTGCTGGACAGCGGCATCATCGAGATGCAGGAACCCGTCACGGAAATGGTTCTTGAGGCACCGGGTGGTCTGGTCCGGGTTCGGGCCGATTGCGCCAACGGCAAGGCCGAGCGCATCCATGTCGAAAACCTGCCCTCCTTTGCCACCCGCCTGGCGGTGCCGCTCGACGTGCCGGGCCTTGGGCAGATCACGGTCGACACGGCCTTTGGCGGCGACAGTTTCGTGGTGGTCGACCCGGAGGCACTTGGCGTTGAACTGGTCGAGGACAACGCCCGCCAGATTGCCGAGCTTGGCATCCGGATCACCAACGCCGCCAATGCGCAACTGCGGTTCGAACATCCCGAAAAACCCGACTGGGCGCACCATTCGTTTACGCTTTTCGCCGGGCAGATTCACCGTGAAGGCCCCAACTTGCGCGCACAATCGGTGGTCGCGATCCAGCCGGGCAAGCTTGACCGGTCGCCGACCGGCACGGCGGTCTCGGCCCGCATGGCGATCCTGCACGCACGCGGAGAAATGACGACCGAGGATCGCTTTACCGGCGTTTCGATCATCGGCTCGGAATTCCACGGTCAGATCCTTGGGCAGGCTCGGGTCGGGAACCTCGACGCCATCCGCCCGCAGATCAGCGGGCGGGCCTGGATCACCGGGACGCATCAGCACATGCTGGACCCGTCGGACCCCTGGCCGGGCGGCTATCGCCTGTCGGACACCTGGCCGCGCATCACCGGCTGA